Proteins encoded within one genomic window of Apis mellifera strain DH4 linkage group LG1, Amel_HAv3.1, whole genome shotgun sequence:
- the LOC408594 gene encoding triple functional domain protein isoform X4 has translation MSGNPAADYSEGASHVLAVIHQILGHHRALEARWHARKVKLHQRLALRLFQEDVKQVLDWLTNHGEVFIRKNTGVGRNLQKARVYQKSHEHFENVAQNTYTNATKLLTAAQELAHTGECAADEIYAVAQELEAHVSSFAARVEQRRRRLDLAVVFYTHEKELSGWVDELRQELQQDEVAENLETAERLLEQCAQHRASCMEACASTIVQGEALLRELRESTDAPDTTGSISAVEAALDRLASLRQELEDLWATRKLRLELCLRLRVFERDALEASGQLEMWAQELQGPSREGSPEQLLRAHNDGVAHMQNTAFQVLQQGQELAQVLEQAGVCIMADGQHSAATRVQVLLEFLNEREMDAEDLAEMRRVRLEQASQLVQLQTDATHVANWIRNGEAMLLASLRVPENLQDAEQLRLEHEQFQVAIEKTHTSAVQVKHRADALVSANHYDPKSIREVAEDVTKRWQQLVTCAEERHKLVTASINFYKTAEQVRSVLDSLEREYKRDEDWCASGEKATQVPTLVGKHQEQKEAFLKACTLVRRTAETFLKYTNRSLQFYSYQANSAGSENKVKNILEELLSKENRVLEYWTQRKKRLDHCHQYVLFERSAKQALEWIRETGELYLATHTNVGKNRIENEQLLREHNEFKGAAKETRERVKLLIQLADNLVEKGHAHAVAIKQSVAEVDQRYKDFSTRMDCYKTQIEEDLGIQSDDGQKDLSIDRNSDPLLEEKIKGKDLKELNEEKRRSARRKEFIMAELLQTERTYVKDLETCIRCFLEETRCGKGNVPSGLQGRESIIFSNMEEIHQFHSNIFLRELEKYETMPEDVGHCFVTWAPKFDMYVTYCKNKPESNQLLVTHGGTWFEELQRKHRVEHPIAAYLIKPVQRITKYQLLLKDLQACCQEGQGEIKDGLEVMLNVPKKANDALHLSMLEGCDVRIDTLGDVVLQDSFTVWDPKQLIRKGRDRHIFLFELYLLFSKEVKDSAGKVKYIYKSRLMTSELGVTEHIEGDECKFAVWTGRAPTSDTRVVLRANSMDAKQLWVKRLREVIQETYFSLSMPKSPAKKSSSQRSSRDLEECTSLDDSVENLDRNSLASFGSTNTTDSDKTGVAEVTWVIADHSAAPGSKELTVTKGQQVEVLENGSNISGVNTSEWTHVRLLVAPGQVDPPPEGLVPTSALKQPPPVSSKTSPSRKVPGQQQQQQQQQQQQQQQQQQQQQQLHYQQQSSSQVQTVASSGGFATASSAAGVAGSSSTVATSVTPVLPIQNVPVLPDETENVANDGSTPANTNSPGNKRRGFSGRKWLPPPLRKLSQGKVEKSPPTTTATATSMTSIVPPSGDRLKKNVSEKRFKLPTGAEQSRPSRTASISISALTTATASMRVSASEADLDTELQPGIEGEEDEGETEQSEPELEEDVPEPDNTEALTYSEQNGADDVEDELELPPPMKPITEPILVGTANGASGSAITTEGCGKSRTSERSTKILDGATTVDLAEIEQIVKERMEQHTENQERQSLMRTPSGKNSSIGGSGDNDYDKDAVSSATIATTTIASSTTIMTTAATATVATGITMTTTTTKMGTTSSPAHGNSEEYDLESAVLVKRQFVIRELVETEKDYVNDLKQIVEGYMALMRDSESQVPLPDDLRGGKDKMVFGNIEAIYEWHRDFFLKALERCLERPEELGPLFKRYERKLHMYVVYCQNKPVSEYIVSEYIDTYFEDLRQKLGHRLQLCDLLIKPVQRITKYQLLLREALRLTERTQRISEIEGLRAAVHVMRIIPKAANDMMDVARLQGFDGKITAQGKLLLHGPLLVSEFSSNLPSKEKEWQVFLFEQNIIFSEAVGKKTQFTNPVYIYKAHIQVNKMSLEECYDDSEKFIIRSTDPRKPGLGFSCSAVEENGPRKQEWVDTITAILQTQRDFLKAIQSPIAYQKELTKDPFRGVSPDSPCRGSVLSSTIPNMSKTNEERRNEIAATTSSKALATAAAATATATSVLQRPRTGGLDQDSSQSPSPSKSRLNFLEGFRSTLRPRSPVRNNSIPIVPGSRVRLTADWGKLHAGEELEIFRVDGPGLIVSPVIGKKEEFWIPASLVPNSSISRAWSFRPRRIDTDGENVRLPQDMCAEENGPPAILTIPCSIRATAGGVARLVLEARRVERALVRWRKEGQRCDIEESDRYRLYRTNDSLCLEIAPCLPSDSGIYHCRVEHETGSCSAKIPLSIVGIDTTNAWCDTIECNRSNGLTIKETSSIVTLSDSRKKVTKNVEIEQFNNKYIELEELGIGRFARVCCAKEKGFDREVALKQISRLKQPLSLTRAEYDLLRNIRHDNIVRAFALFEDTPQPDIDTIVLELVKGSTLFIYLGEQIEYTEATVAKYTGQLLSALYWLHSRKRAHLDLKPENVLIDEKTGVVKLIDLGEAVRAVPLDEVVPPVDLEFAAPESVLGKPTGSYTDMWAAGVFLYVLLSGLSPFLDDSIEETTANILKCDFCFPDEYFKDISSDVKNLLETLLCLRGEDRATAQLILSSPWFKISIGATIPSSRMVAFIDRRAHRSKHHQDRNSSFYS, from the exons ATGAGTGGGAATCCTGCTGCGGATTATAGCGAAGGTGCGTCTCATGTATTGGCAGTGATCCATCAAATTTTGGGTCATCATAGAGCGTTGGAAGCTCGTTGGCATGCTCGAAAAGTCAAACTGCATCAACGACTCGCGTTAAG ATTATTTCAAGAAGATGTGAAACAAGTTTTGGATTGGTTAACTAATCACGGCGAAgtttttattagaaagaatACAGGTGTTGGTCGTAATCTTCAAAAAGCGAGAGTATATCAGAAAAGTCACgaacattttgaaaatgtcGCACAG aaTACATATACGAATGCTACTAAACTACTTACTGCTGCACAAGAATTGGCGCATACTGGTGAATGTGCTGCTGATGAGATATATGCTGTAGCGCAAGAATTAGAGGCTCACGTCAGTAGTTTTGCGGCAAGAGTCGAACAACGTCGTCGAAGATTAGATTTAGCAGTTGTATTTTATACACATGAAAAAGAG ttaagTGGTTGGGTTGACGAATTACGACAAGAATTACAACAAGACGAAGTGGCGGAGAATTTAGAAACAGCGGAAAGATTGTTGGAACAATGTGCACAACATCGAGCCTCTTGCATGGAAGCATGTGCATCGACTATTGTTCAGGGAGAAGCATTGCTTCGAGAATTGCGAGAATCTACTGATGCTCCTGATACTACTGGCTCT atatcTGCGGTAGAAGCTGCATTAGATAGGTTAGCGAGCTTAAGACAGGAATTAGAAGATTTATGGGCTACTAGAAAATTAAGGCTAGAATTATGTTTACGACTACGAGTATTTGAAAGAGATGCTCTAGAAGCGAGCGGTCAATTAGAGATGTGGGCACAAGAATTACAAGGCCCATCTCGAGAAGGTTCTCCTGAACAATTATTACGTGCTCATAATGATGGTGTTGCTCATATGCAGAATACTGCATTTCAAGTTCTGCAACAAGGTCAAGAACTTGCTcag GTGTTGGAACAAGCAGGAGTTTGCATAATGGCAGATGGACAACATAGTGCTGCAACTAGAGTACAAGTgcttcttgaatttttaaacgaaagagaaaTGGATGCGGAAGATTTAGCGGAGATGAGAAGAGTTCGTTTAGAACAAGCTTCTCAACTGGTTCAATTACAAACCGATGCTACACATGTTGCAAATTGGATTCGTAATGGAGAAGCTATGTTATTAGCTTCTTTGAGAGTTCCGGAAAATCTTCAAGATGCAGAACAGCTTCGTTTAGAACATGAACAGTTTCAAGTCGCTATAGAAAAAACACATACTTCAGCTGTTCAg GTAAAACACAGAGCAGATGCGCTAGTGAGTGCTAATCATTATGACCCAAAGAGTATAAGAGAGGTAGCTGAGGATGTAACTAAAAGATGGCAACAACTTGTGACGTGTGCAGAGGAAAGACATAAACTAGTAACAGCTagcattaatttttacaaaacggCAGAACAAGTCCGTTCCGTATTAGATAGTCTTGAACGTGAATATAAAAGAGACGAAGATTGGTGTGCTTCTGGTGAAAAAGCTACACAAGTTCCAACACTTGTTGGCAAACATCAAGAACAAAAAGAAGCATTTTTAAAAGCATGCACATTAGTACGGCGAACTGCGGaaacatttcttaaatatacgAATCGTAGTCTTCAATTTTATAGTTATCAGGCAAATAGTGCTGGCTCTGAgaataaagttaaaa atattttggaGGAGTTACTTAGTAAAGAGAATCGTGTGCTCGAATACTGGACGCAACGTAAGAAACGATTGGATCATTGTCATCAGTATGTTCTGTTTGAGCGTAGTGCTAAACAGGCTTTAGAATGGATTAGAGAAACGGGTGAATTATATCTAGCAACACATACCAACGTTGGtaaaaatcgtatcgaaaaCGAACAATTATTGCGCGAGCACAATGAATTTAAAGGTGCTGCGAag GAAACACGAGAAAGAGTAAAGCTGTTGATTCAACTTGCTGATAATTTAGTCGAGAAAGGACATGCTCATGCAGTGGCAATCAAACAATCTGTTGCTGAAGTGGATCAACGATATAAGGATTTTAGTACGCGTATGGATTGTTATAAAACACAAATTGAAGAAGATCTTGGAATTCAATCAGACGATGGTCAAAAGGATCTTTCTATCGATCGCAATTCCGATCCGTTACTCGAGGAAAAGATCAAaggaaaagatttaaaagaattaaacgaagaaaaaagaagatcagCGCGGCGAAAGGA ATTTATAATGGCTGAACTGCTACAAACAGAACGAACTTACGTGAAAGATTTAGAAACCTGTATTCGATGTTTTTTGGAAGAAACACGTTGTGGAAAAGGAAATGTTCCATCTGGATTGCAAGGACgagaatctataatttttagtaatatgGAAGAGATTCATCAATTTCATAGTAACATATTTCTTCGTGAACTTGAAAAATACGAAACTATGCCCGAAGATGTTGGACATTGTTTTGTAACATGg gCACCTAAGTTTGATATGTATGTGACATATTGCAAGAATAAACCAGAAAGTAATCAATTGTTAGTTACTCATGGTGGGACATGGTTTGAAGAATTACAAAGAAAACATCGAGTTGAACATCCGATTGCTGCATACTTAATTAAACCCGTACaaagaataacaaaatatcaattattattaaaagatcttCAG gCCTGTTGCCAAGAAGGACAGGGCGAAATAAAGGACGGCCTTGAAGTAATGTTAAATGTGCCTAAGAAAGCAAACGATGCCTTACATTTAAGTATGCTGGAAGGTTGCGATGTAAGAATAGATACATTAGGTGATGTAGTATTACAGGATTCTTTTACGGTATGGGATCCCAAACAATTGATTAGAAAAGGCAGAGATCGGCACATAtttctatttgaattatatctgCTCTTTAGCAAAGAAGTGAAAGATTCGGCTGGGAAg gTGAAATACATTTACAAAAGTCGTTTAATGACTTCTGAGTTGGGTGTAACTGAACATATTGAAGGTGACGAATGCAAATTCGCAGTATGGACAGGTCGTGCACCGACTAGCGATACACGCGTTGTTCTTCGAGCCAATTCAATGGATGCTAAGCAATTATGGGTGAAAAGATTACGCGAAGTTATTCAAGAAACATATTTCAGTTTAAGTATGCCCAAGAGTCCTGCGAAAAAAAGTTCAAGTCAACGATCCAGTAGAGATCTTGAAGAATGTACTTCTTTGGATGATAGTGTCGAGAATTTGGATAGAAATTCTTTGGCATCTTTTGGCTCTACTAATACTACAGACTCAGATAAa aCTGGCGTAGCCGAGGTGACCTGGGTGATTGCCGATCACTCTGCAGCACCGGGTTCGAAAGAGTTGACGGTAACGAAAGGCCAACAAGTTGAAGTATTAGAAAATGGAAGTAACATCAGCGGTGTGAATACATCCGAGTGGACTCACGTGCGTTTACTAGTTGCTCCAGGACAAGTTGATCCTCCTCCAGAAGGATTAGTTCCTACTAGTGCGCTTAAACAACCCCCTCCAGTTTCTAGTAAAACTTCACCATCTAGGAAAGTTCCAggacagcagcagcagcaacaacaacaacagcagcaacagcaacagcagcagcagcagcaacaacaacaattacaTTATCAACAACAATCGAGTAGTCAAGTTCAAACTGTCGCATCCAGTGGAGGATTTGCAACTGCGTCCTCTGCTGCTGGAGTAGCAGGCTCTTCGTCGACTGTTGCAACAAGTGTAACACCTGTGTTACCAATTCAAAATGTTCCTGTGTTGCCGGATGAAACTG aaaacgtTGCAAACGATGGAAGTACTCCTGCGAACACAAATTCTCCAGGAAACAAAAGGCGTGGCTTTAGCGG gagaAAGTGGTTACCTCCACCATTGCGTAAACTTAGTCAAGGTAAAGTCGAGAAATCGCCACCGACGACGACAGCGACAGCGACATCGATGACATCGATTGTACCGCCATCAGGTGATCGGTTGAAAAAGAATGTCTCGGAAAAACGATTCAAATTACCGACTGGTGCGGAACAATCTCGACCGTCCAGAACTGCTTCTATTTCTATCTCCGCGTTAACAACAGCGACTGCCTCTATGCGTGTGTCTGCTTCTGAAGCGGACCTTGACACTGAACTTCAACCAGGAATCGAAGGAGAAGAGGACGAAGGAGAAACGGAACAATCGGAACCAGAATTGGAAGAAGATGTACCGGAACCCGATAACACAGAAGCTTTAACTTACTCGGAACAAAATGGAGCGGACGATGTCGAAGACGAATTAGAACTTCCTCCGCCGATGAAACCCATCACTGAACCGATACTTGTAGGAACTGCGAATGGAGCATCGGGATCAGCAATTACAACAGAAGGCTGTGGAAAATCTCGA acatcTGAACGTTCAACGAAGATTCTTGACGGTGCCACGACGGTTGATTTGGCTGAAATTGAACAGAtcgtaaaagaaagaatg GAACAACATACGGAAAACCAAGAAAGACAAAGTCTGATGCGAACACCTAGTGGTAAAAATTCAAGCATTGGTGGCAGTGGGGATAACGATTACGACAAAGATGCAGTATCGAGCGCAACTATTGCTACTACGACGATTGCTTCATCGACGACGATAATGACAACAGCAGCGACGGCCACTGTTGCGACGGGGATaacgatgacgacgacgacgactaaGATGGGAACAACGAGTAGCCCTGCTCACGGGAATTCGGAGGAATACGACTTGGAAAGCGCGGTGCTAGTAAAACGACAATTCGTTATTCGAGAGTTGGTCGAGACGGAAAAGGATTATGTAAATGATTTGAAGCAAATAGTCGAAGGGTACATGGCATTGATGCGAGATTCTGAATCTCAAGTGCCATTGCCAGATGATTTACGCGGTGGAAAAGACAAAATGGTTTTTGGTAACATAGAGGCAATCTACGAATGGCATAGAGA TTTCTTTCTGAAAGCTTTGGAACGTTGCTTGGAACGGCCGGAAGAGCTTGGGCCGTTGTTTAAGCGATACGAAAGGAAGTTACATATGTATGTTGTTTATTGTCAAAACAAACCAGTCTCCGAGTATATTGTTTCTGAGTATATAGACACCTATTTCGAG GATTTGAGGCAAAAGCTCGGACACCGATTACAATTATGCGATCTTTTAATCAAACCGGTTCAAAGAATCACAAAGTATCAACTTCTTCTTAGAGAGGCATTAAGACTTACCGAACGAACTCAAAGAATTTCGGAAATCGAAGGACTTAGAGCAGCGGTTCATGTAATGCGTATTATTCCAAAAGCGGCCAATGACATGATGGATGTTGCAAGACTTCAAGGTTTCGAC ggaAAAATTACAGCgcaaggaaaattattattgcacgGACCACTTTTAGTCtcagaattttcttcgaatttaccTAGTAAGGAAAAAGAATGGCAAGTCTTCCTGTtcgaacaaaatattatttttagtgaaGCTGTCGGAAAAAAGACACAATTCACCAATCCTGTCTATATTTACAAGGCTCATATTCAG GTGAATAAAATGAGTTTAGAAGAATGTTATGATGATTCGGAGAAGTTTATAATTCGATCAACAGATCCTCGAAAACCTGGCCTTGGATTCTCTTGTAGCGCAGTAGAAGAAAATGGGCCACGGAAGCAGGAGTGGGTAGATACGATCACTGCCATCCTGCAGACCCAACGTGACTTCCTTAAAGCGATACAGTCACCAATTGCCTACCAAAAGGAACTTACCAAAGATCCATT TCGTGGCGTGAGTCCGGATTCTCCGTGTCGAGGGAGTGTACTTTCATCAACAATACCGAACATGTCTAAAACGAACGAAGAACGGAGAAATGAAATCGCTGCTACTACCTCTTCAAAAGCATTAGCTACAGCTGCAGCAGCGACAGCTACGGCAACATCGGTTTTACAGCGACCTCGTACTGGAGGCTTGGATCAGGATTCTTCGCAATCGCCAAGTCCTAGCAAAAGCAGACTGAACTTTCTCGAAGGATTCAGAAGTACTCTACGCCCACGATCACCTGTTCGCAACAACTCTATTCCG ATCGTTCCAGGAAGCAGAGTAAGATTAACCGCAGATTGGGGCAAATTACATGCTGGAGAAGAATTGGAGATCTTCCGTGTGGATGGCCCAGGGCTAATCGTCTCTCCGGTAATCGGGAAAAAGGAGGAATTCTGGATTCCGGCGAGTCTCGTTCCAAATTCATCGATCAGCCGCGCATGGTCTTTCCGTCCGCGAAGAATCGATACCGACGGAGAGAACGTCCGTCTTCCGCAAGATATGTGCGCGGAAGAGAACGGTCCTCCCGCGATTTTGACTATTCCGTGTTCGATCAGGGCGACGGCAGGTGGCGTGGCTCGTCTCGTACTGGAAGCTCGCCGCGTGGAACGTGCACTCGTACGTTGGAGAAAGGAGGGGCAACGATGTGACATCGAGGAAAGCGATCGATATCGACTTTACCGAACGAACGATTCCCTTTGTCTCGAAATTGCTCCTTGCCTTCCTTCTGATTCCGGGATTTACCACTGTCGCGTCGAACATGAAACGGGTTCTTGTTCGGCAAAAATTCCCCTTAGTATCGTAG GTATTGACACGACAAACGCTTGGTGCGATACAATCGAATGCAATCGATCAAATGGATTGACGATAAAGGAAACCTCGTCGATTGTAACGTTGTCggattcgaggaaaaaagtAACGAAAAACGTagaaattgaacaatttaataacaaatatatcgaGCTGGAAGAATTAGGAATTGGTAGATTTGCTAGAGTATGCTGCGCAAAGGAAAAAGGATTCGACCGAGAAGTAGCGCTCAAACAAATATCTCGATTGAAGCAACCGCTGTCGTTAACTCGGGCCGAGTACGATCTTCTCAGAAATATACGCCATGATAATATCGTTCGAGCATTTGCACTTTTCGAGGATACACCTCAACCGGATATCGATACTATCGTTTTAGAGTT GGTCAAGGGTtccacattatttatttatctcggcGAACAAATTGAATATACCGAAGCGACTGTTGCAAAATATACCGGTCAACTACTGTCGGCATTGTACTGGTTACACTCACGTAAACGAGCTCATTTAGACTTAAAACCGGAAAACGTTCTAATTGATGAGAAAACTGGCGTTGTAAAACTAATAGATCTTGGTGAAGCTGTCAGAGCGGTACCACTGGATGAAGTTGTTCCTCCAGTTGATTTGGAATTTGCAGCTCCAGAATCGGTTCTAGGTAAACCAACAGGATCTTATACGGACATGTGGGCTGCCGGTGTTTTTCTTTACGTGTTATTAAG CGGACTTTCTCCCTTTTTGGACGATTCCATTGAAGAAACTACCGCGAACATACTAAAATGCGATTTTTGTTTCcctgatgaatattttaaagatatatcgtCCGATGTAAAAAATCTTCTTGAAACGTTGTTGTGTTTACGCGGAGAAGACAGAGCAACCGCTCAATTAATTCTATCATCACCTTGGTTTAAG ATATCAATTGGTGCAACGATTCCTTCTTCTCGAATGGTTGCATTCATTGACCGCCGCGCTCACCGCTCAAAACATCACCAGGATCGAAATAGcagtttttattcttaa